The following are encoded in a window of Brevibacillus ruminantium genomic DNA:
- a CDS encoding type 1 glutamine amidotransferase domain-containing protein — MRLKGKQVVCFVESEFEDLELWYPVLRLREEGAVVHLVGPKAETYIGKYGVPCAADKAMADVNPADYDGVLVPGGWAPDKLRRYPEVLSFVQAMHEAKKPIGHICHAGWVLASAKILKGVTTTSTPGIKDDMENAGAIWVDQEVVVDGHIVGSRRPPDLPAYAKAFADLLAE; from the coding sequence ATGAGACTGAAAGGGAAGCAGGTCGTCTGCTTTGTAGAGAGTGAATTTGAGGATTTGGAGCTGTGGTATCCGGTCCTGCGGCTGCGGGAAGAGGGAGCGGTGGTCCATCTGGTCGGTCCCAAAGCGGAAACGTATATCGGCAAGTACGGCGTGCCTTGTGCGGCCGATAAAGCGATGGCAGATGTCAATCCGGCCGACTATGACGGCGTGCTGGTACCGGGCGGCTGGGCACCGGATAAACTGCGCCGCTATCCGGAGGTTCTCTCTTTTGTGCAGGCCATGCACGAAGCGAAGAAGCCGATTGGCCATATCTGCCATGCCGGTTGGGTGCTGGCTTCGGCGAAAATTCTCAAAGGCGTGACGACGACCTCCACGCCGGGTATCAAAGATGATATGGAAAACGCGGGCGCGATCTGGGTAGACCAGGAAGTGGTCGTGGACGGTCATATTGTCGGCTCCCGCAGACCGCCAGATTTGCCGGCTTATGCCAAGGCTTTTGCGGATTTGCTTGCGGAATAG
- a CDS encoding LysR family transcriptional regulator, which translates to MNISLLKMQIVELIGRHKKITAVADRLGLKQPTVTFHMKSLERELGVQLFEARSGKMYLTEAGEALCHYAVKINALASEAERVVQEFQSLKKGQLKIGASYVPGTYILPGIISSFSASFPNLSISLSVKTAPVIKDMLINHEIDLGVFSSEPFHMEALVAETLCEDEMVVIFSPSHPFARQKELTANMLAEVPFLFHSPESSTRAITLQWAQANGVELMPRMELDSLEAIKQMAMLGEGVSFLSRLAVEREAARGELVYRAIPQNHLKRYFSYAYNENRRQSIVLETFLERLRAGLS; encoded by the coding sequence ATGAACATCAGTCTGTTGAAAATGCAAATCGTAGAGCTGATCGGTCGGCACAAAAAGATCACGGCTGTCGCAGACCGGCTGGGTCTCAAACAGCCAACCGTAACCTTTCATATGAAAAGCCTGGAGCGGGAGCTTGGCGTACAGCTCTTTGAAGCGCGTTCGGGGAAAATGTATTTGACAGAAGCAGGCGAGGCCCTCTGTCATTATGCCGTGAAAATCAACGCGCTCGCCTCAGAAGCAGAACGGGTCGTCCAGGAGTTTCAGAGTCTCAAAAAAGGGCAGCTCAAAATCGGCGCCAGCTACGTGCCGGGTACGTACATCCTGCCCGGCATCATCAGCAGCTTTTCAGCTTCGTTTCCCAATCTATCCATCTCTTTGTCCGTCAAGACGGCGCCCGTCATCAAGGACATGCTGATCAATCATGAAATTGATCTGGGGGTGTTTTCTTCCGAGCCTTTTCACATGGAGGCGCTCGTTGCAGAGACACTGTGCGAGGATGAGATGGTCGTGATCTTCTCTCCCTCCCACCCGTTTGCCCGACAAAAGGAGCTTACGGCGAACATGCTGGCCGAGGTGCCCTTTCTCTTCCACAGTCCGGAATCAAGCACGCGAGCAATCACGCTCCAGTGGGCACAAGCCAATGGGGTGGAGCTGATGCCGCGGATGGAGCTGGATTCTCTGGAGGCAATCAAACAGATGGCCATGCTGGGAGAGGGCGTATCATTTCTCTCCCGGTTGGCCGTGGAGCGTGAAGCAGCGAGGGGAGAGCTTGTGTACAGAGCAATTCCGCAGAACCATTTGAAACGGTATTTTTCATACGCTTATAATGAAAACCGCCGACAGTCAATCGTGTTGGAAACCTTTTTGGAAAGGCTGAGGGCTGGGCTGTCATAA
- a CDS encoding MBL fold metallo-hydrolase: protein MRQMTVWGGAGEHGRSSYVIQKDDTRILLDCGGKKEAGGVYPLLVPHEVAQLDAVFLSHAHEDHSMAIPLLYKFGYEGVVWTTKATADQLPGYYAAWRRYAARHSAEPPYREEDIRAVRFAYLDEAVMAGEWLSISPSLRICWGRTGHMLGSVWMLLAIEGSSVFFSGDFTGESELLRFDWPGDNLHIWEQEPIGLSIVDAAYGMDDQSQADKLAELSQQITTAIERGGKVLLPVPVRGRSQDLLVWASETFPQVRLLVESDIRDGLEQLLERTDWLHPGADERIRLALNAPNMRVIRSSAEREKELAQAKSCIILTGDGMMESERAGWYYEQLRGQTQNTIILTGHLAAESLGRQLLEKAVPSDHACDVRFIRYKVHQGAGDVRKMLQAVPSRQTLLVHAGKPATDRLAEALFREGFRGLNSLSPGESLSFE from the coding sequence ATGAGACAAATGACTGTATGGGGCGGCGCTGGTGAACATGGCCGCTCCAGCTATGTAATTCAAAAGGACGATACGCGAATACTGCTCGATTGTGGGGGAAAGAAAGAAGCGGGCGGCGTTTACCCGTTGCTCGTACCTCATGAGGTTGCACAGCTTGACGCTGTTTTTTTATCCCATGCACATGAAGATCATTCCATGGCAATTCCGCTTTTGTATAAATTCGGCTACGAGGGCGTCGTCTGGACGACAAAGGCAACGGCCGATCAGCTTCCTGGATACTACGCTGCATGGCGACGCTACGCAGCAAGACATTCGGCTGAGCCTCCCTATCGGGAAGAGGATATCCGCGCTGTGCGATTTGCCTATCTGGACGAGGCCGTGATGGCAGGTGAATGGCTTTCGATTTCACCGAGCCTGCGCATCTGCTGGGGACGTACAGGACATATGCTCGGCTCCGTCTGGATGCTGCTTGCCATCGAGGGAAGCAGCGTCTTTTTCTCTGGCGATTTTACCGGGGAGTCTGAATTGCTTCGTTTTGATTGGCCGGGAGACAACCTGCACATCTGGGAGCAGGAACCGATCGGCCTATCGATTGTCGATGCTGCTTATGGCATGGATGACCAGTCCCAGGCAGATAAACTGGCTGAGCTCTCGCAGCAGATCACGACTGCTATCGAGCGGGGAGGAAAGGTACTCTTGCCCGTACCCGTGCGGGGCAGAAGTCAAGATTTGTTAGTCTGGGCAAGCGAGACGTTTCCGCAGGTGCGCCTGCTGGTAGAAAGCGATATTCGGGATGGCCTGGAGCAACTGCTGGAGAGAACGGACTGGCTCCATCCGGGAGCAGATGAACGCATTCGCCTTGCCCTGAACGCTCCCAATATGCGCGTGATCAGGAGTTCCGCTGAGCGGGAAAAAGAGCTGGCCCAAGCAAAATCGTGCATCATCCTCACAGGTGACGGCATGATGGAGTCAGAGCGGGCAGGCTGGTACTATGAGCAGCTGCGCGGCCAGACGCAAAATACGATCATCTTGACCGGTCACCTGGCCGCCGAGAGTCTGGGGCGGCAGCTTTTGGAAAAAGCCGTCCCTTCCGATCATGCTTGCGATGTCCGTTTTATTCGCTACAAGGTCCACCAAGGAGCGGGCGATGTTCGGAAAATGCTCCAAGCGGTTCCGAGCAGACAGACGCTGCTTGTGCACGCTGGCAAACCAGCCACAGACCGTCTGGCCGAGGCGCTTTTTAGGGAGGGATTTCGCGGGCTGAACTCCCTTTCCCCCGGCGAGTCGCTGTCATTTGAATGA
- a CDS encoding ABC transporter ATP-binding protein: MDVILDGLAKSFDEVQALHPTSLRIRQSRFTTLLGPSGCGKTTLLRMIAGLETPDQGEIRLGDEVLFSRPLAIEKPVHKRNFGMVFQDFALWPHLTVFENIAFGLRATGQKKEVDRLVNEAIERVRLQGMEKRFPHQLSGGQQQRVAFARAVVMKPPLVLFDEPLSALDAMLRDEMRFELMSLVRDIGLTALYVTHDQTEAMSMSDEIVVMNRGQVLQAGTPEQIYGKPKHPFVASFIGKSNWLKEDKLVIRPEHIRWYGEEGDLTYEGVIRSVSYMGDRYEIHLDMGRLGSWTAYHDKRLPAGESIHMFVSPLHIHNITSI; this comes from the coding sequence ATGGATGTCATCCTGGATGGATTAGCCAAATCATTTGATGAGGTTCAAGCTCTACATCCAACAAGTTTACGGATTCGGCAAAGCCGGTTCACGACGCTGCTGGGGCCATCCGGCTGCGGCAAGACGACGCTGCTCCGCATGATTGCGGGGCTGGAGACACCGGATCAGGGGGAAATCCGGCTGGGAGACGAGGTATTGTTTTCACGGCCTCTGGCCATTGAAAAACCCGTGCATAAACGCAATTTCGGCATGGTCTTTCAGGACTTCGCTCTTTGGCCGCATCTGACTGTCTTTGAGAACATCGCTTTTGGGCTTCGCGCAACCGGCCAAAAGAAAGAGGTGGACCGACTGGTAAACGAAGCGATCGAGCGGGTGCGGCTGCAGGGGATGGAAAAGCGTTTTCCCCATCAGCTCTCAGGGGGACAGCAACAGCGGGTTGCGTTTGCCCGGGCGGTTGTCATGAAACCGCCGCTCGTCCTGTTTGACGAGCCACTGAGCGCACTTGACGCAATGCTGCGGGATGAAATGCGGTTCGAGCTGATGAGTCTCGTGCGCGACATCGGCCTCACCGCTCTCTACGTTACCCATGACCAGACAGAAGCCATGTCGATGTCCGACGAGATCGTCGTCATGAACCGTGGACAGGTCTTGCAGGCAGGTACGCCCGAACAGATTTACGGGAAGCCAAAGCATCCCTTTGTTGCCAGCTTTATTGGGAAATCCAACTGGCTTAAGGAGGACAAGCTGGTGATTCGGCCCGAGCATATCAGATGGTACGGCGAGGAAGGCGATCTTACATACGAGGGCGTCATCCGCAGCGTCAGCTACATGGGCGATCGGTATGAGATTCACTTGGACATGGGCCGTCTTGGTTCATGGACAGCCTATCACGACAAGCGTCTGCCAGCAGGCGAGTCGATCCATATGTTCGTCTCTCCCCTGCATATACACAACATTACATCGATTTAG
- a CDS encoding ABC transporter substrate-binding protein, whose protein sequence is MSKRHGLKKSVLVLLTAMVGFGVTACGTSSQPTASTPQEKQAASSAPESSSTPAAGTEEKKLSGKVVVYSAGPKGLAESIQKGFEEKTGVQVEMFQGTTGKILSRMEAEKANPVVDVVVLASLPSAQGLKKSGLTLEYKEAKNADKLIPEWSDQEGHFFGYSASALGIAYNTKLVTTPPEDWADIASPEWKDKVNIPDPAQSGSALDLVTGYLSAHGESGWELFEAYKKNGVAQAGANQAALDPVITGSKSAVVAAVDYMTYAAKEKGEPIDLIYPKSGTVISPRPAAIVKTSQNVENAKAFIDYLLSDEAQKMVAETYLLPGRTDVAAKDRPGAAEIPVLKIDWTWMDENGDDVTKKFTQVFK, encoded by the coding sequence ATGAGCAAAAGGCATGGTTTGAAAAAAAGCGTACTGGTTTTACTGACAGCGATGGTTGGATTTGGCGTCACCGCTTGCGGCACCAGCTCTCAGCCAACAGCAAGCACTCCCCAAGAGAAACAAGCAGCGTCATCTGCCCCAGAATCCTCTTCCACTCCAGCAGCAGGGACTGAAGAGAAGAAGCTGAGCGGTAAAGTAGTCGTTTACAGCGCAGGACCAAAAGGATTGGCGGAGTCGATTCAAAAAGGATTCGAAGAGAAAACGGGCGTACAGGTGGAAATGTTTCAAGGCACGACGGGAAAAATCTTATCCCGTATGGAAGCAGAAAAAGCAAATCCGGTGGTCGATGTAGTAGTACTTGCCTCCCTGCCTTCTGCACAAGGCCTGAAGAAAAGCGGACTCACACTGGAATATAAAGAAGCGAAAAATGCGGACAAGCTGATTCCCGAATGGTCCGACCAAGAGGGGCACTTCTTTGGCTACTCTGCCTCCGCTCTGGGGATTGCTTACAATACAAAGCTGGTGACAACGCCGCCGGAAGACTGGGCAGACATCGCCAGCCCCGAATGGAAGGACAAGGTGAACATTCCAGACCCGGCACAATCCGGCTCTGCGCTTGATCTCGTAACCGGTTATCTGAGCGCCCATGGCGAAAGCGGATGGGAGCTGTTTGAGGCGTACAAAAAGAACGGCGTGGCACAGGCCGGAGCCAACCAAGCTGCGCTCGACCCGGTGATTACAGGCTCGAAGAGTGCCGTCGTCGCTGCTGTCGATTACATGACGTACGCTGCGAAGGAAAAGGGCGAGCCGATCGACTTGATCTATCCAAAGAGCGGTACGGTAATCAGCCCCCGACCTGCAGCTATTGTGAAAACGAGCCAAAATGTCGAGAACGCCAAAGCTTTCATCGATTACCTACTATCTGATGAAGCGCAGAAAATGGTTGCAGAAACGTACTTGCTGCCAGGACGCACAGATGTGGCGGCGAAAGATCGCCCAGGTGCAGCTGAGATCCCGGTGTTGAAAATCGATTGGACCTGGATGGATGAAAATGGTGACGACGTAACAAAGAAATTTACTCAAGTGTTTAAATAA
- the rodA gene encoding rod shape-determining protein RodA codes for MFSRKMFLRVDFVLIFSVLALSILSTLAIYSTTVNRNGMEDWYQKQIVWQIISVVSMIAFAFLDHRILKGLLSYIGYFLCICLLICVFFYPAKNGAQCWITLPGGFQFQPSELTKIFVILTISDFMTRARQKNESFGWKHLFVILGINLVPFVLILKQPHLGQALTLLGITGAMMILFLSRKQLLVYLVSVAVLISAIFIAKTAFTEQSIEFVEKLPFMNHQKERIITFLDSEIDKAGASYQVLQAKMAIGSGQLMGRGIVSGTATQGNWVPEQWTDFIFSAIGEELGFLGASFLLTLFFFLLYRLTAIAVQSEDYFSTCFITGVIGMFTFQIIENVGMNLDMMPVTGITLPFVSYGGTSLLTNFVILGIVLSMKIRTNRLTFS; via the coding sequence ATGTTCTCTCGAAAAATGTTTTTGCGGGTAGATTTTGTTCTGATTTTTTCTGTATTGGCCTTGTCTATCCTCTCAACCCTCGCTATCTATTCGACCACCGTTAACCGAAACGGTATGGAAGATTGGTATCAAAAGCAAATCGTCTGGCAGATCATTTCCGTCGTTTCTATGATTGCTTTTGCCTTCCTCGATCACCGAATCCTAAAAGGGCTCCTTTCATATATAGGATACTTTCTTTGCATTTGTTTGCTGATATGCGTATTTTTTTACCCAGCCAAAAACGGGGCACAATGCTGGATCACACTGCCCGGCGGCTTCCAATTTCAGCCATCGGAGCTGACCAAGATTTTTGTGATCTTAACTATCTCTGATTTTATGACGAGAGCCAGGCAAAAAAACGAGTCATTTGGCTGGAAGCATCTTTTCGTCATTCTCGGGATCAACCTGGTTCCCTTTGTTTTGATTTTGAAACAGCCTCATTTGGGACAAGCGCTCACTCTTTTGGGGATCACCGGAGCCATGATGATTTTATTTTTAAGCCGGAAACAACTGTTGGTGTATCTAGTCAGTGTGGCCGTGCTAATCTCCGCGATTTTTATTGCGAAAACAGCTTTTACCGAGCAGTCGATCGAATTTGTCGAGAAGCTCCCTTTTATGAATCATCAAAAGGAACGGATCATTACGTTTTTGGATTCAGAAATTGATAAAGCAGGAGCAAGCTATCAAGTCTTGCAGGCAAAAATGGCGATTGGTTCCGGCCAATTGATGGGGCGGGGGATAGTCAGCGGCACTGCCACGCAGGGAAACTGGGTTCCGGAGCAGTGGACCGATTTTATCTTCTCGGCGATTGGGGAAGAGTTAGGGTTTCTCGGCGCCAGTTTCTTGTTGACCCTCTTCTTTTTTCTCTTGTATCGGCTGACCGCGATTGCCGTTCAATCAGAGGATTATTTCTCCACATGCTTTATTACGGGCGTGATTGGCATGTTTACGTTTCAAATCATCGAGAATGTCGGAATGAATCTTGATATGATGCCTGTTACCGGAATCACCTTGCCGTTTGTGTCCTATGGGGGAACCTCTTTGCTTACGAACTTTGTGATTCTGGGAATTGTCCTTTCGATGAAAATCAGAACCAATCGTCTTACGTTTAGCTAA
- a CDS encoding dynamin family protein has product MVLVQTHIMERATDFALLADRLEQMASSMEKEKDEVTPGKLLQLAAKTREVELNIAFCGHFSAGKSTMINTLLGVNLLPSNPIPTSANVVKIRGGEKAARVYTHHNGVLTFDPDTEMEKLKQFAVDGDTVEWVEVSYPGTLLHEQASLLDTPGIDSTDAAHKIATESALHLADVVIYMMDYNHVQAEENFNFTKTLKDRGKPVYLVVNMIDKHIDFELDFDSYKESVEEAFATWNIVPDGIFYTSLAEPDHEENQYEAFRSMLTQLIDNREQLVSKTVRDAAEHLIEEHVLVLKRENAEKRQGLENELDGLHAADIDSHDGRQVTEALQAAEAAASELTGRVDQARKHMEKELGVLLDNARLTYYSTNEAAEQYLESRKPGFKMGLFFAGKKTEEERQRRLEALLADLREKTEGNLDFHFKELLSKFPEKFELRDDAYHTAVYATKIEMNADFLASRVKDGASTREYVMNYCSDLSNGIKAEYRRAGMGLIEQVVSMLKRKTEVEGAQLQERLRVLRELAQIHAQLQQLAKTEQAAGERLQAILREGA; this is encoded by the coding sequence ATGGTACTGGTGCAAACCCACATCATGGAGCGGGCAACAGATTTTGCCCTGCTTGCTGATCGATTGGAACAAATGGCGTCGTCCATGGAGAAAGAAAAGGACGAGGTGACTCCGGGAAAATTGCTCCAGCTTGCGGCAAAAACGCGCGAGGTGGAGTTGAATATCGCATTTTGCGGACACTTTTCGGCCGGAAAATCAACCATGATCAATACCTTGTTGGGGGTCAATCTGCTGCCCTCCAACCCGATTCCGACAAGTGCCAATGTTGTCAAAATCCGCGGCGGCGAAAAAGCTGCCCGCGTTTATACACATCACAACGGTGTGCTGACATTTGACCCTGACACGGAGATGGAAAAGCTCAAGCAATTCGCGGTGGATGGCGATACGGTAGAGTGGGTGGAGGTCTCCTATCCGGGGACCCTCTTGCATGAGCAAGCCAGCCTGCTCGATACCCCGGGGATCGACTCGACAGATGCAGCTCACAAGATCGCGACAGAGTCAGCCTTGCACTTGGCCGACGTAGTCATCTACATGATGGACTACAATCACGTGCAGGCCGAGGAAAACTTCAATTTTACGAAGACATTGAAAGACCGCGGGAAACCAGTCTATCTGGTTGTAAATATGATTGATAAGCACATCGACTTTGAGCTGGATTTTGACAGCTACAAAGAGAGCGTGGAAGAGGCTTTCGCGACATGGAACATCGTGCCGGACGGTATTTTCTATACGTCCCTGGCCGAGCCCGATCATGAGGAAAATCAGTATGAAGCGTTTCGCAGCATGTTGACACAATTGATCGATAACCGCGAGCAGTTGGTCAGTAAAACCGTAAGAGATGCGGCTGAGCATCTGATCGAAGAACATGTGCTGGTGCTGAAAAGAGAAAATGCCGAGAAGCGTCAAGGCCTGGAAAACGAGCTTGATGGTCTGCACGCAGCTGATATCGACAGCCACGATGGCAGGCAGGTCACAGAGGCTCTGCAAGCCGCCGAAGCAGCCGCGAGCGAACTGACCGGCCGCGTCGATCAGGCGCGCAAGCACATGGAAAAAGAGCTGGGCGTGCTCTTAGACAATGCGCGTCTGACTTACTACAGCACAAACGAAGCGGCTGAGCAATACCTGGAGAGCCGCAAGCCGGGCTTTAAGATGGGGCTGTTTTTTGCTGGTAAAAAGACAGAAGAAGAGCGGCAGAGAAGACTGGAAGCGCTGCTGGCAGACTTGCGGGAAAAAACAGAAGGCAATCTCGATTTTCACTTCAAGGAACTGCTGAGTAAATTTCCGGAGAAATTCGAGCTGCGCGACGACGCTTATCATACGGCGGTCTACGCTACGAAGATCGAAATGAACGCTGATTTTCTCGCCTCCCGGGTAAAAGACGGGGCGAGTACGAGAGAGTATGTGATGAATTACTGTTCCGACTTGTCTAACGGAATCAAAGCGGAGTACCGGCGTGCCGGGATGGGCTTGATTGAGCAAGTGGTCTCCATGCTGAAACGGAAGACTGAGGTGGAAGGTGCACAGCTGCAAGAGCGGCTCCGCGTGCTTCGCGAGCTGGCGCAGATCCATGCGCAATTGCAGCAGTTGGCAAAGACAGAACAGGCAGCAGGAGAGCGCCTGCAAGCGATTTTGCGTGAAGGAGCGTAA
- a CDS encoding ABC transporter permease, producing the protein MQSLRASKLFSLGMALAIALLLILVVIPLLFIFQTSVYPEGALDLLSPLRLILDSELGEVLLHSIWLGLLVVAGSTLLALPVAWIFAKTNFVKHQWVDVILLIPFMTPPYIGSMGWILFMQHNGYLEQLLPWTSAWTPKFFSVFGMVVIMSLHLFPFLYLILRNALQQIGGSREEAAALHGGSFAYRFRRIVLTLLLSSYAMGALLIFVKTIAEFGTPATFGRLIGYYVLTSEIHKYISSWPIDFGKATALASILLSTCLLLWYMHSWVTRKFTYPLVGGKGSRIKVYQLKGWRSWLTWTYLAVLLGLSIGVPYFSVISASLMKLRGEGLTWGNFTIQAYVQLLSPGSKGLHALLNSLSLSLVAATIAVILGTYFALMIQRSQRLSQRFTDLFALLPNTVPGIVIVLGLIIFWNSPWMPLKLYNTYGMVVLTYVVFFLPYTVQYVKANFSQIDPSLFQAGRVFGAGSFYILRRLLLPLVIPGMLAGWMMTFTISIRELVASLLILPPSMETSATYIFAQFEQGEVALGMAMAVISVGLTTVLLLSLHIISSKRKWNV; encoded by the coding sequence ATGCAATCTTTGCGTGCGAGCAAGCTTTTCTCTCTTGGGATGGCCCTGGCAATTGCCCTGCTCTTGATCCTTGTGGTCATCCCCCTTCTTTTTATCTTTCAAACAAGTGTATACCCGGAGGGAGCGCTGGATCTTTTATCTCCGCTTCGGCTGATTCTGGACAGTGAGCTAGGCGAGGTTTTGCTGCACTCCATCTGGCTTGGCCTGTTGGTTGTCGCAGGTTCGACACTGCTGGCCCTGCCCGTGGCGTGGATTTTCGCGAAAACGAATTTCGTGAAGCACCAATGGGTAGACGTGATCCTGCTGATTCCGTTCATGACCCCGCCGTACATCGGCTCCATGGGCTGGATTTTGTTTATGCAGCATAACGGGTATCTGGAGCAGTTATTGCCATGGACATCTGCGTGGACACCGAAATTTTTCAGTGTTTTTGGGATGGTGGTGATTATGAGCCTCCACCTCTTCCCGTTTTTGTACCTGATCCTTCGCAATGCTTTGCAACAGATCGGAGGCAGCCGAGAAGAGGCGGCCGCGCTGCATGGCGGGTCCTTTGCGTATCGCTTTCGCCGCATTGTGCTGACTCTGCTTTTATCCAGCTATGCGATGGGCGCTCTTTTGATCTTCGTCAAAACGATCGCCGAGTTTGGAACACCTGCTACCTTTGGCAGGCTGATCGGATATTACGTCCTGACTTCGGAAATTCACAAATACATCTCCAGTTGGCCCATTGATTTTGGCAAAGCGACAGCACTGGCATCCATCCTGCTCTCTACCTGCTTGCTGCTTTGGTACATGCATTCATGGGTCACGCGAAAATTTACCTACCCGCTTGTCGGAGGCAAAGGCTCGCGGATCAAGGTTTATCAGTTGAAGGGCTGGAGAAGCTGGCTCACATGGACGTATCTTGCTGTGCTGCTCGGTTTGTCCATTGGTGTGCCGTACTTTTCTGTCATCAGTGCTTCCCTGATGAAGCTGCGCGGGGAAGGGCTGACGTGGGGAAATTTCACGATTCAAGCCTATGTTCAGTTGCTGAGTCCCGGCTCCAAAGGACTCCATGCACTTCTGAACAGCCTGAGCTTGTCCCTGGTAGCGGCTACGATTGCCGTCATACTGGGCACCTATTTCGCTTTGATGATTCAGCGGTCACAGCGCTTGTCCCAACGGTTCACTGACCTTTTTGCGCTTTTGCCAAATACAGTGCCAGGTATCGTGATTGTACTGGGATTGATCATCTTCTGGAATTCTCCGTGGATGCCGCTCAAGCTGTACAATACGTACGGCATGGTCGTCCTGACGTACGTCGTGTTCTTTCTCCCCTATACGGTGCAGTACGTCAAGGCGAATTTCAGCCAGATTGATCCGTCACTCTTTCAGGCGGGACGTGTTTTTGGAGCCGGCTCCTTCTATATTTTGCGGCGGCTCCTGCTGCCGCTGGTCATCCCTGGCATGCTAGCCGGCTGGATGATGACGTTTACCATTTCGATACGCGAATTAGTGGCGTCGTTGCTGATTCTTCCCCCTTCCATGGAGACGTCTGCGACGTATATTTTTGCCCAGTTCGAACAAGGAGAGGTAGCTCTCGGCATGGCGATGGCCGTGATTTCAGTGGGACTGACGACCGTGCTGCTGCTCTCTCTGCATATCATCAGCTCGAAGAGAAAGTGGAATGTGTAA